In Sphaerospermopsis torques-reginae ITEP-024, the genomic window TGGCGTAATAGTGATTTCCCGGAATTGGATCTGGCGATCGCCTGTGGTGCAGGAACATATATTAGAGCGATCGCCCGTGACTTAGGCATAATTTTAAACACAGGTGCAACCCTCGCCGCCTTAACCAGAACCGAAAGCAGCGGATTTTACTTACAAGATAGTCTTACCTTAACAGACTTAGAAACCCAACTGCAAACCGGCACATTTCAAACCATCCCCTCAGATGCAGCATTACAACAACTATCACCCGTAAACCTACCAGACACATTAGCCAAAAAATGGTGTCAAGGTCAAAAAGTTCCTGTAAATCTTGACGTTTCAGATTTAGTCAGAGTTTATGAACAAGAAAACCGCTTTTTAGGAGTTGGAAAAATCCAAGATCAAATATTAATACCCCAAATGGTTTTTGAACCGATTTCCTAACAGCTATCAGCCATCAGCAAAATCTGAAAACCAGCCATAAAAAATTATTCCCAAGTTGCCACATCCCGTAAAATACTGGGAATCTCACCTTGGGATAAAGGAAACTCTAAAATCGTTTCTCTATATCCCAAATATCCCGACTCAGTAAAAGACATTAACATTCTTGCTAAAGCTAACCATACCTCAGATTCATATTCCCAATCTTTATCACGTCTAGCACGACCAGCAATAGAACGTAACGCCCAAAAATAAGAATTTCTCACCACAGAACCACCTTTTTTAAATTCCGGTACATCCTCATGGTGAATAAATAAAACATTATTTTCAATTCTTGCTCTCATAATAATTTTAGATTTTAGATTTTAGATTTTAGATTTTAGATTTTAGATTTTGTAAGCATTCAGCCGTCAGCCATCAGCCATCAGCTATATATTGTAAATTGAATATTTACATAGAGTTTGCTGAAAAAATGCAAAACCCAGATAGATCAAAAGTCAATACTGTTCGGTTAAGGATTTTTGTAGGTTGGGTTGAGGAACGAAACCCAACATTTACAAGGGTTTGTTGGGTTTCCACACGGTAAACCCAACCTACGTTATTTCGTTGTTTTGGGCTTAACCGAAAAGTATTGGATCAGAAGTTAGAGGTTGATAAACAGAAAAGTAAGTGCAAAGATATAGGGTATTGTGCCTCAAAAACCTTGCACTTTGTTGGGTTTGAGAGATGGAAAAGAAATTTTGACATCTCCTCCTGACTCCTGACTCCTAAATATTAGAAGTTAACCCCAAACGAAAAGTAAAACCAGGACTATAGATACGATTCACCTTTTCATATTGTTCACCCAACAAATTTTCCAAGTAAAAAGTCAATCCTAAATTTTGACTCACAGGAATACGACCACTCAAATCTAAATTCACAAAAGAAGGTGAAAAATCTGTATTTTTCTCACCAGCAGCAGTATTAGTAAAAATAGAACGACGAGTACCACTATTATAAGTCAGATACAAATTAGCTTGCCATCCATTCTTTTGATAACCAATACCAGCTTGCAGCAAAGAATAAGGAATCAAACCTAATTGTAAACCTTTTTCTGTTCCCGTTTTAATTTCGGCATCTGTATAAGTGTAGTTGATAAAAGTAGACCAATCACGAGCTAATTTTAATTGCAAAGCAGCTTCTAAACCATTAGTATCTACTAAACCTACATTTGTCCATGTTCTAGTACGATTGTCAATAGCCAAACGATTATCCAAACTACTACCAAAATAAGTCAACTGCGCCAGCAAATTACTAGATAAATTAAAATCAACTCCCGCAGTCCAAGTAGAACCAGTTTCCGGTTTTAAATTTGGGTTTGGATTCCAATTATGAACAGTGTCAAAAACATATAATTGATCTAAACCAGGATTACGTCGCGCCCCTGCCCAACTTCCACGCACAGCAACTACAGAATTAATTCCATAACGGAAACCAACACTGGGATTTAAATAACTGTCAAACTGACTATCAAAGCTTTGTCTTAAACCCAAATCAATCAGAACATCATCACTAATTTTCCAAGTATTCACAGCAAACAAAGCCGTATTTAAAACACTTCTATCTTCCTTTTCATTTTCAACGGCAAGAGGACCTGTACTCACAACATCGCCCATTAAATCAGTATTTTTTAAATCTAAACCCCAACGTAATTGATTATTCGCGCTCAGTTTCCACTCATGATCTACCCTAGCAGTAATTTGTTTAGTATCTAAAATTCCCGTGCGGTAAACTGTTCCTCCTGTTCCCGGTCCATAGGTACTAAAGTAATTTTGGTTATAACCGATAGTAGTTGTCAGATTTGAATCGTTATCCTTACCCAGTCTAGTTTTCCAAGATAAACCAACATTTAAACTATCATGGTCTAATCTATCTCTTTGCAAAGGAAAACCAAAATAAATTAAACCCCGACGACTGCTAAGAGCAGTAACATCTAAATTCAGAGAATTTTTAGCATCTAAATCTAAACCAATACTACCAAAATAGGTACTCGTGGCAGTATCAGCATTAAATAAATAACCATCAGCAGGATTACGATTTGCTGCACCCACAGGAACAGGATAACGGTTATCTATAAAAAATCTTTCAAAGCTAAAATTGTATTTGACTTTATTAGTTGAACCAGCGTAAGTTATCTGTTGATTATTTAAATTTAAAGATCCAAATTCTGCACTACCAGTTAATTTTGGTTTACTAAAACCTTCTTTGGTGATAATATTCACAATTCCACCAAAAGCCGAAGAACCATATAAAGATGAAGCCGCACCGCTATATAATTCTACTCTTTCAATCGCCTCCACAGGAATACTATTTAAGTCAGTTCCACCATGATAAGTGCTGATATCATTATTAAATGGTCTGCCATTAATTAAGAATACAGATTGATTAATAGAAGCACCACGATAATATGTTCCTGTGTGAATATCTGCTCCATGTCCCACATTATTAATAGCAAAACCAGGCATTCTTTTTAAGACATCTGCAACGCTGGTAGATCCTTGTTTTGCGATTTCTTCTTTTTCAATTACATGAGTTGGTGTAGATTCGGGTAAAGCGTCTTTTTCTCCTATTGCTTCAATGGAAATATCAGCTTCATCTGCATCATTGGTAGGATTTAAATCTTCTTCTATTTCTGTTTCTTCTTTAACTTCAGTTTTCGCAGGTTGTTGAGTTAATAGATTCGCATTTGTGGCAGGTAGTTGAATTTCATTTAAACTAGGAATATCTGAATTTACTACCTGATCTTTAGTTTTATTATTATTAGCGACAGCAGGAAAAGCTACCAGTAAAGTCAGTAAAAAAACTGGCAGAAAAGCAAAATTGTTATTCATCTTTCTTAACTCACACCCGGTAAAAACAAATGTAAGTATTTTCTCTATTTATATAAAAACTGTCAAAAGACAAGCTGTCATATTTCAGATCACCTAATTTCAGATCACCTAATTATTTTCTGGATCACTATGAGATTCAGGAGAGGTAGAATCAGGAAGTGTTACTTCCGGGTTTTTACTTTCATTAACCTGATTTTCTGTATCAGATTTAACTGATTCTAGTGAAGATGTAGATTCTTGAGAATTGGTGATTTTTGGTTTTGGTTGAGAAACTTCTTGCGGTTTTTCTCTTTTTCTGTCTTTAATTTGACGGTGACGCTGTGATCCTTTGATCGCAAAATTAATTGATGCTCTCACTCCTTGTCTACCACCATCCAAAGGTGTTAATTTCCACTCTTGTACAGCTTCTTGAGCAGCTTCATCTAGTTCGCTATCACCACTAGAACGAATTAACCGCACAAAGGTAACATTACCATTATCATCCGTATCAATAGCAACTTCAGTACGACCTTCTATACCCCGTCGCCTAGCTCTATTTGGGTATTTAATATTACATCTAATACAATCTGCTCTATTTAATTGTGTACCGTTGACAGGACGTGGTTTTGGGGCGATCGCAATATTTCTCTCACCATTTCCAATACCATCTCCAGTACCGCTACCCTCACCATTTCCAGTCCCGTTTTCTGTACCTTTACTTAAACCAGACCGCAAACGATTACCTAAATTACTTAAACTATTTTGACTAGATGAAGTAGTAGAAGTATTGTTGGAACTAACACTAACACTGCTAGGAGTGATTAACTTTGGTGCTGGAACATTTGAAAGTTTGGTATCTGGTATGACAGTTTGTTCAGGTTGTTCAACTGTGGGTTGAGTGGTTGTTTCAGTTTCTACTTTTTCAGTTATTTTTTCACTTATTTTAGCAATAGGTGTAGTGGTTAAACTTGGTTGTGTTGTCGTCGGTTCAGGAATAGTTTTAGCAATAGGTGTAGTGGTTAAACTTGGTTGTGTTATCGTCGGTTCAGGAATAGTTAGTGTTTGGCGTTGTTTGACAACAAAATTTTGAGTAGTTTTCAGTTGGGGTTGTTTAACTACAGGTTGAATAGCAGCGTTACTCACGCTCAAGGTAGTTTTTTCTGGAAGAGAACTTTTAAAATTGTTATTACCACCACTACCACCACTACCACCACTACCACCACTAGCAGAATTTATCTTTGGTTGAGAGTTTTTTATCTCTTGTGGTTTGGCTATTATTTCCGGTACAGTTTCAATAAATGTGATTTCAATTGGTTCTTCTTGAGTTTGAGAAACTCTTTGTATAAATTGGCCAATCCCTAAAGCTAAAACCCCAATATGAAATACTAAAGAAGCGATGAGACTATAAAATAAAAAAGATTTAAGTGCTTTAGCTTCTTTTTCTCGCTGCTCTACAATTACAATCGAAAAACCCATATTTTAATTATTGCTTATGTTTTTATAATTTATTAGTTGTTTCTACTTATCTAATAATTGGATTAATTAGCGAGACAAAAAGCCCCGCCAATAATTATTTCAATTCAGAAATAAACTTACCTCTGCCAGCCTTTTTCTGCTTGTTCCAACACATAAGCAGCTACATTGTTAATTTGCTCAGGTTTTAACCGACCTTTGAAAGCTGGCATTGCACCCTTACCATTTGTAACCTGAGCAATAATTTTTTCTGCTGAGTACATACCATTCGCTTCTAAAGCTTCTTTGAACAAGCTCTTGCTAGGTCCTGCAACTACATTCTTACCACCCAAATGACAAGCATTACAATTAGCTGCAAATACTGCTTTTCCAGCCGCAGCATCAGCCGCTAAAGCGGGGCTACTGAAGGCAAAAGTGAAGATAGTAATGCCTAACAGTAATACGGAAATAATCTTTTTCATCTCGTGTTCTCTCTACAACAATCGTTGAGTTGGTGCAATATGCTCCATAATTTTCTTTGGATTCTGTTGTATGAGTCAAACGACAAGCTGTAAAACTTAGAGGGAATTTTGGCAAAATTGAGATTAATTTCTTTTCATATCAAGGGTTTGGGAAAGATGTAAATTTATGTAAAGGTCAGCATTCAGGATTCAAAAGTCAGAATTTTTGAGGAATCATATAGATGAATAAACACTGATTCTGATTCATAATTTTTGAATTATCAAGCATTATTCCCAACTGCCAAAACAGTTGGGAATCTTTTGTCTTACCCTTTCAGGTATAACTATTATTAACTTACTGACAAACCTATTTACCAGCCAGCTTCCGCTTTTTCCATGACGTAAGCAGCTACATTGGCAATATCATCAGCTGACAAATTATTTTTGAAAGCTGGCATAGCATTTTTACCGTTTGTAACTTGAGCAATAATAGCAGATTCGGAGTAAATATTGTACTCTTCTAAATCTGCCTTACTCAAACTTTTAGCAGCATTAACTAAATTTTTACCACCTGCATGACAAGAAGCACAATTAGCTGTAAATATTTTTTCTCCAGCAACAGTGTCAGCAGCGAAAGCAGGATTAATGAAGGCAAAAGTGAAGATAGTGATGCCTAATAGTAATACAGAAATAATCTTTTTCATTTTGTGTTCTCTCTACAACGATTGCTGATGAGGAGGTACTTGCTCCATCATTCTCTTGTTATTGTCTTTTATAAATCCAAAGAATAACTGTAAAAATTGAACTAAATTATTGAGCATAATAGATGTAAGACTTATGATTGCAATGGTTGGGAATATATATTAATTTATATTAAACATAAATTTAATTAGCCAAAAAATCATTTTTTAACTAAAAATTAAAAATTCATATCTAAAAAATGCTAACATTAATGCTAATAATTAGGTTTTTACTGACGGAAATCGACTGATCCAGGCTGAATGCTTAGGTGAAAAGATGGGGAGCATCCCAAATGTGTAAGTTGATTTTTTGTGCGAGGTAAAGACGTGAAATGAACGAACCACGTACACCGGAGGTGTTCCCTAAGGGTATAGGACACGAAGGACACGAAGGGAAGAAGGAAGAAGAGAGTTTTTGGTGTTGCTGCGGTTATTTTTTCTTGTATTGGGATGCTCCCAAAAGATGTTTATTGATTTGCTAATTTAGTGATTGCAGTTTCACTTACGCGACAAATGCGCCAATCTTCTAAAATATCCGCGCCCATACTGCGGTAAAATTCCTGGGCGGAAATATTCCAATCTAAAACACTCCATTCTAAGCGTCCACAATTTCTGTCAACAGCTATTTGTGCTAATTTAGTCAGGAGTGCTTTACCAATACCTTGACGACGATATTCTGGTAAAACAAAAATATCTTCTAAATAAATTCCTGGCTTGGTCAGAAAGGTAGAATAATTGTGAAAAAATAAAGCAAAACCCACAGCTTTACCTGTGACTTCTGCTAAAATTGCCTCTATATATTTTCGTTCACCAAATAAATGATCGTTTAATGTTTCCGCATTACCAGTAACAGCAGCAGATAATTTTTCATATTCTGCCAAGCCCTGTATCAATTCAAACAATACAGCACTATCACCAGGTTCAGCAAACCGGATCATTAAATCACTATCAAAAGTCATTAGTTTTTAGCTTATAGTTCAACGTCTATAAATAGTTTATAGCTAAGTGTGTAATTTTTCTTAACTAATGACTAATGACTAATGACTAATGACTAATGACTAATGACTCCTGCCCTAAATTAACCAACCCTTCAAGCGTTTAGCGATATGAGGACGGCGTAATTTTCGCATCGCTTTACTTTGAATTTGCCGCACTCGTTCACGGGAAAGGTTAAACATATTACCCACTTCTTCCAAAGTACAGGGTTCGCTGGTTGTCAGTCCATAGCGTAAAGAAATTACATCTTTTTCCCTGGGAGTAAGTACATCACCTAAAACTTCCCATATTTCCTGACGCATCATATTTTCATTCATTTTTGCTTCTGGAGATTGGTTATCTTCGTCTTCTAGCAAGTCCATTAGTTCCGTGTCTTCTTCTTTACCAACACGGTGGTTAAGGGATAATGCTTGACGGCGTAGTTGTTGCAGTTGACGCAATTGTTGAACGCTTATTTCCAACGACTCGGCCATTTCCGCTTCCGTCGGGTTGCGAGCGAGTTTTTGTTTAAGTTCCCTTTGAGCTTTTTTCAGCTTGTTGAGTTTTTCAACAATGTGAATTGGTAGGCGGATAGTTCGGGCATCATTAGCTATAGCCCGTGTAATCGCCTGTCGAATCCACCAATAAGCATAAGTAGAAAACTTATAGCCCTTATCGGGATCAAACTTTTCTGTAGCGCGATTTAAACCCATAGCCCCTTCCTGAATTAAATCCAGAAAAGGCACTCCCCGGTTAAGATATCGTTTAGCAATAGATACTACCAATCTCAAGTTAGAGCGAATCATTTTCCGCTTCGCTACCCTACCTTGATACAACCGACTTTCCAGTTGTTTTTCCGTCATATCAAACTTAGCAGCTACCTCGCTTTTGCTGGGGTTGTGTCCCAGTTCTGCTTCTAAAGCCGCTTGTAAGTCTTTTACTTCTTCTAAAAATCTTACCCGATGCGCCAACTCTACTTCTTCGTCAGGTTTAAGGAGAGGATAACGCGCCATTTCCTTAAAAAAAGCGCCCACAGCATCGTCATGTTCGGTTTTATTATATCCCGAAGGACGTGCCGCTGCCATTTCATCCCCATCTCGTTCATCTGACTCCAAATTTTCCACAATTGAAGAGTCTTCAAATACTACTGCATCTAAACTATCAAGTGATGGTTCTTCATGATCAGCAGCGTTATCCAGTATTTCCATTGTTCCCAATTCAGCAAGATTCATAGTTTCCTTTTGGGATAGTTGCTTGGTTTGGTACATAAATTTAGTGACAGCTGCTCGTTTGAGAATAGTTAGTTTTTACCGACATATACACCCATTTACCCAGCCAAATACAATTTTCTTGAAAATTCTTGATTCGGAAGGAAAATATGTATCTGTCTGCCATATTTTGGTTACATCTAGATACAATTTAT contains:
- a CDS encoding TonB-dependent receptor plug domain-containing protein — its product is MNNNFAFLPVFLLTLLVAFPAVANNNKTKDQVVNSDIPSLNEIQLPATNANLLTQQPAKTEVKEETEIEEDLNPTNDADEADISIEAIGEKDALPESTPTHVIEKEEIAKQGSTSVADVLKRMPGFAINNVGHGADIHTGTYYRGASINQSVFLINGRPFNNDISTYHGGTDLNSIPVEAIERVELYSGAASSLYGSSAFGGIVNIITKEGFSKPKLTGSAEFGSLNLNNQQITYAGSTNKVKYNFSFERFFIDNRYPVPVGAANRNPADGYLFNADTATSTYFGSIGLDLDAKNSLNLDVTALSSRRGLIYFGFPLQRDRLDHDSLNVGLSWKTRLGKDNDSNLTTTIGYNQNYFSTYGPGTGGTVYRTGILDTKQITARVDHEWKLSANNQLRWGLDLKNTDLMGDVVSTGPLAVENEKEDRSVLNTALFAVNTWKISDDVLIDLGLRQSFDSQFDSYLNPSVGFRYGINSVVAVRGSWAGARRNPGLDQLYVFDTVHNWNPNPNLKPETGSTWTAGVDFNLSSNLLAQLTYFGSSLDNRLAIDNRTRTWTNVGLVDTNGLEAALQLKLARDWSTFINYTYTDAEIKTGTEKGLQLGLIPYSLLQAGIGYQKNGWQANLYLTYNSGTRRSIFTNTAAGEKNTDFSPSFVNLDLSGRIPVSQNLGLTFYLENLLGEQYEKVNRIYSPGFTFRLGLTSNI
- a CDS encoding energy transducer TonB, giving the protein MGFSIVIVEQREKEAKALKSFLFYSLIASLVFHIGVLALGIGQFIQRVSQTQEEPIEITFIETVPEIIAKPQEIKNSQPKINSASGGSGGSGGSGGNNNFKSSLPEKTTLSVSNAAIQPVVKQPQLKTTQNFVVKQRQTLTIPEPTITQPSLTTTPIAKTIPEPTTTQPSLTTTPIAKISEKITEKVETETTTQPTVEQPEQTVIPDTKLSNVPAPKLITPSSVSVSSNNTSTTSSSQNSLSNLGNRLRSGLSKGTENGTGNGEGSGTGDGIGNGERNIAIAPKPRPVNGTQLNRADCIRCNIKYPNRARRRGIEGRTEVAIDTDDNGNVTFVRLIRSSGDSELDEAAQEAVQEWKLTPLDGGRQGVRASINFAIKGSQRHRQIKDRKREKPQEVSQPKPKITNSQESTSSLESVKSDTENQVNESKNPEVTLPDSTSPESHSDPENN
- the petJ gene encoding cytochrome c6 PetJ, whose translation is MKKIISVLLLGITIFTFAFSSPALAADAAAGKAVFAANCNACHLGGKNVVAGPSKSLFKEALEANGMYSAEKIIAQVTNGKGAMPAFKGRLKPEQINNVAAYVLEQAEKGWQR
- the petJ gene encoding cytochrome c6 PetJ; translated protein: MKKIISVLLLGITIFTFAFINPAFAADTVAGEKIFTANCASCHAGGKNLVNAAKSLSKADLEEYNIYSESAIIAQVTNGKNAMPAFKNNLSADDIANVAAYVMEKAEAGW
- a CDS encoding GNAT family N-acetyltransferase gives rise to the protein MTFDSDLMIRFAEPGDSAVLFELIQGLAEYEKLSAAVTGNAETLNDHLFGERKYIEAILAEVTGKAVGFALFFHNYSTFLTKPGIYLEDIFVLPEYRRQGIGKALLTKLAQIAVDRNCGRLEWSVLDWNISAQEFYRSMGADILEDWRICRVSETAITKLANQ
- a CDS encoding RpoD/SigA family RNA polymerase sigma factor; this translates as MYQTKQLSQKETMNLAELGTMEILDNAADHEEPSLDSLDAVVFEDSSIVENLESDERDGDEMAAARPSGYNKTEHDDAVGAFFKEMARYPLLKPDEEVELAHRVRFLEEVKDLQAALEAELGHNPSKSEVAAKFDMTEKQLESRLYQGRVAKRKMIRSNLRLVVSIAKRYLNRGVPFLDLIQEGAMGLNRATEKFDPDKGYKFSTYAYWWIRQAITRAIANDARTIRLPIHIVEKLNKLKKAQRELKQKLARNPTEAEMAESLEISVQQLRQLQQLRRQALSLNHRVGKEEDTELMDLLEDEDNQSPEAKMNENMMRQEIWEVLGDVLTPREKDVISLRYGLTTSEPCTLEEVGNMFNLSRERVRQIQSKAMRKLRRPHIAKRLKGWLI